The genomic stretch ATTATTGATCCAATCGATGGCACGAACAATTTCGTCCACGGCATACCATTCACCGCCATTTCGGTAGCATTTGCTTTGAAGAAACAATTACAAATTGGAATTGTCTTCAATCCGATTATGAACGAAATGTATACGGCACGATTGGGTCAAGGGGCGTATttgaatggaaagaaaattgcAGTGAGCAGTGCTGCGACGGTTAGTTGAtcgaactttttctatttagAGATTTAAACTGAACCGAACTGATTTCCAGTTAGATGAGTCCATATATTGCCACGAAGTGTCCCTAGCTCGCAGAGAAGGCATACGTGATAAGCACATGAAACGCGTGTACAAACTGGCTGCATGTTGTCAAGGGTAAAACTAACTTGATATTCGAATGCAATCGCACGACATTCACGATTTGTCTGATAAATGTAGAGTCCGAGCATTTGGATGTGCAGCATTAACACTGTCGTATGTGGCTCGCGGATCAATCGATTGCTATCATATTGACGATTTGTATCCTTGGGACGTGGCAGCTGGTGCTTTACTGATAACAGAAGCTGGcggaaaaatttacaaatcgaATGGAGCACCGTACGACATTATGGATCCGAATATTGTCTGTGCTGGAACGGAACAGCTTTGCAAGGAACTTATTGAAGCATTGAACGGAGCAGATACATTTCCTTTAAGGCTGGAGTGACCTTTATTGGCGATATGACGTGTTTTaagagtaaaattaaaattttaacttaCATTTGGCGGTATTTGAGGTTGATAACCACCCATTGGAGGCATTGGCGGACCTTGAGGCATCGGTAATCCTTGAGACATCGGCGGTCCTTGTTGCATTGGTGGGcctataaaattgtaaataaagtTATTAAATGTAATTGTCGTGTTTTGTTTCCGACGAACGAAACTAGAAGAGTTCTGTGACAAAAAGACAATCGAACAAAACGACTGAAAGCGACTGACAAAACGATACATCCCGATCTTCGTTCACGAAATCAACGTCAATCttcgtaaaaatgttttcaaattccTTAGACTTACCATGCGCTCCCATCGATGGATGATGTGACATATGCTGTGCATTAGGAGGCATATG from Bradysia coprophila strain Holo2 unplaced genomic scaffold, BU_Bcop_v1 contig_248, whole genome shotgun sequence encodes the following:
- the LOC119078309 gene encoding inositol monophosphatase ttx-7-like isoform X2, with amino-acid sequence MSGTTDDILANECYTFALDLVREAGAIVKTGYEELTKTVNTKSGSWDLVTEYDSKVENLLITSITDKYPDHRFIAEETRADEVLTDTPTWIIDPIDGTNNFVHGIPFTAISVAFALKKQLQIGIVFNPIMNEMYTARLGQGAYLNGKKIAVSSAATLDESIYCHEVSLARREGIRDKHMKRVYKLAACCQGVRAFGCAALTLSYVARGSIDCYHIDDLYPWDVAAGALLITEAGGKIYKSNGAPYDIMDPNIVCAGTEQLCKELIEALNGADTFPLRLE